From Caloranaerobacter ferrireducens, the proteins below share one genomic window:
- a CDS encoding SanA/YdcF family protein codes for MNRLIKRTLFILLISIIFGIGMTGIINYNIINFSSKYIVSLEDAPKCEAALVLGALVYNNERVSPILQDRLDMGIELYKNNIVQKVLLSGDHGRKLYDEVNAMKKYVISQNVPVEDIFLDHAGFNTYDSLYRAKHIFQAKKIIIVTQEYHLPRAIYIARKLGIEAYGVIADKHIYPKMPLYKSRESLARVKDYILVNFLKPKSRYLGEIIDLSGDGRVTDDKK; via the coding sequence ATGAACAGATTAATTAAACGAACATTGTTTATTTTATTAATAAGTATTATATTTGGGATAGGAATGACAGGAATTATTAATTATAATATAATCAATTTTTCCAGCAAGTATATTGTATCTTTAGAAGATGCACCAAAATGCGAGGCAGCTTTGGTTTTAGGAGCTTTAGTATATAATAACGAAAGAGTATCACCTATTCTTCAAGATAGGTTGGATATGGGAATTGAACTTTATAAGAATAATATAGTGCAAAAAGTTTTGTTAAGTGGAGACCATGGACGAAAATTATATGATGAAGTTAATGCTATGAAAAAATATGTAATATCACAAAATGTACCGGTAGAAGATATTTTTTTGGACCATGCAGGGTTCAACACCTATGATAGTTTATATAGGGCTAAACATATTTTTCAAGCAAAAAAGATTATTATTGTTACTCAAGAATATCATTTACCAAGAGCAATTTATATTGCTAGAAAATTAGGTATAGAAGCATATGGAGTCATAGCGGACAAACATATTTATCCTAAAATGCCTTTATATAAAAGTAGGGAGAGTTTAGCTCGAGTTAAGGATTATATACTTGTAAATTTTTTAAAACCAAAATCAAGATATTTGGGTGAGATTATAGATTTAAGTGGTGATGGACGGGTTACTGATGATAAAAAATAA